The genomic window ATCGCCCGCAACCCTATGTTCAATTGGCTGCGGCGTTGGGCCGCCAGGGACGAATCCGGGGCGAGATCGACGTCATGATTGCGCAGCGCGTGGCACAGCGACAGATGGGCGGGCTGGGCGCGCTCGAGTGGGTATGGAATTTGGTCCTGGAGATGACCATCGGATACGGCTATCTTCCGCTGCGGGCGCTGTGGTGGATTGGCGGCTTTGTGGTGCTGGGGGCGATGGTCTTCGGCCTGGGCTATCACTGGCGCTTGATCACGCCCACCGAGGAAAACGCCTGTCAGTTGTTTTTGGACCGCGGAGAGCTGCCGCTCCACTATCCACCCTTCAATAGCGTGGTATACGCCTTGGATAACTTTCTGCCGGTGGTCGACCTCCACCAGGGACTGTATTGGCGACCCAATCCTATCAATGCGCGCCGAGACCCCAAGGCCGCCCCTTCGCGCCTACTGTTCGGCCAGCTTCTGCGCTGCTATTTATGGTGCCATATCCTGGGCGGCTGGATACTTACCCCACTGCTGGCCGCCGGCCTCTCGGGCCTGATCCACGTCGCATAAAATAATCATCGAATGATGGGCAAATCCACGGCGCCACGGCACGATGAAGGAAGCCTTCAGGCCAAGCGCGCTCCACTTGATGAAAACCCACCGCCAACCGCTCGACCCGCAAGTTTTTGCCACCCTGATTCCGGCCCGCCTGGACCGTTTGCCATGGTCCAGGTTTCACTGGCTGCTGGTGTTGGGATTGGGAATTACCTGGGTCCTGGACGGGCTGGAAGTCACTTTGATGGGTGCGATCAGCGCGGTGGTGCAGCGGCCCGAGGTGCTCAATCTGAGCGCGGCGCAAATCGGTTCGATCGGCTCGGCTTACCTGGCGGGCGCAGTGCTGGGCGCGGTACTGTTCGGCCACCTGACCGATCGCTTTGGCCGGCGCAGGTTCTTCTTCATCAGCTTGAGCATCTACCTAGTCGGGGTCGGTCTATCGGCATTCTCCTGGAACCTGTATAGCTTCGCCGCCTTTCGCTTTATCACGGGCAGCGGAATCGGCGGTGAATATTCGGCCATCAACTCGGCTATCGACGAGTTGGTTCCAGCACGCCTGCGCGGCCGAGTCGACTTGATCGTCAATGGCAGTTATTGGCTGGGCGCTGCAGCTGGCGCCGCTTCCACCATCATGCTGCTCAATCCCCATCTGCTCGCGACCGACGTGGGTTGGCGC from Candidatus Binataceae bacterium includes these protein-coding regions:
- a CDS encoding MFS transporter; amino-acid sequence: MKTHRQPLDPQVFATLIPARLDRLPWSRFHWLLVLGLGITWVLDGLEVTLMGAISAVVQRPEVLNLSAAQIGSIGSAYLAGAVLGAVLFGHLTDRFGRRRFFFISLSIYLVGVGLSAFSWNLYSFAAFRFITGSGIGGEYSAINSAIDELVPARLRGRVDLIVNGSYWLGAAAGAASTIMLLNPHLLATDVGWRVGFGAGAIIGLGVLYLRRFIPESPRWLITHGQREAAENIVAEIETAVVKETGKALAPVSNEQALSIAPRSHFGLAAVLQPLLTRYRSRTALGLTLMVAQAFVYNAMLFTYALVLTRYYHVAADRTGIYLLPFALANFLGPLLLGHWFDSRGRRTMIASTFGVSAVLLLLT